A region from the Parafrankia discariae genome encodes:
- a CDS encoding sensor histidine kinase, translating to MTTRARDLLNRSRALLGGSRGIAAQLRGGDLPNSPPQPGQPARAGLVSRPAAPGRRSANEPWVRPGAPAAAAGAARSPRGAPTAGIHTSAPSTRTAGAGAAEQSAHGRRAVPSPLPAASTGPAAAGAPAAEALSAICADVALRDLNLVDSLLSQLEDMEAKEEDTDRLAELYRLDHLVTRLRRNAENLRVLAGRDAGGASSDTTALVDVVRAAMSAIDHYSRVTIGRVVPLGVVGFAAEDVGRLLAELLDNATKSSPPTAPVRVGVHLTELGSALLRVEDEGIGLPPDRLRQLNERLAGDPVLDDEAVRHMGLAVVRRLAIRHDLRIWLERRHPHGTTASVLIPSALICELPESSWSGTQTVVVRDGDPTAPGPAARPAARDGQPRADLQYRAPGGAPGGKQSANGAGHPRESTLFTQAGGAPAGPTPGPAGVTLSSPPAADALIGGTTASGLPRRVSRSLKNPAGDGARPPANTAPTAITPATPVTPVTPAAADTAPAATDAGAGAEPGTAEGGSPAAQALSARAADHARLLADLDAFSEGERIAHEHQRGDSGPTSDGDSPVTGTQQ from the coding sequence ATGACGACGCGGGCACGAGACCTGCTCAACCGATCCCGCGCGCTCCTGGGAGGCTCCCGCGGCATAGCGGCCCAGCTGCGGGGTGGTGATCTCCCGAATTCCCCACCGCAGCCCGGGCAGCCGGCCCGCGCCGGCCTCGTCAGCCGCCCGGCGGCCCCTGGCCGCAGGTCGGCGAACGAGCCGTGGGTCCGGCCGGGCGCCCCCGCGGCGGCCGCGGGGGCGGCGAGGTCGCCCCGCGGGGCTCCGACGGCGGGGATTCACACGTCGGCCCCGTCCACCCGCACCGCCGGCGCCGGCGCCGCGGAACAGTCGGCCCATGGCAGGCGGGCCGTACCGTCCCCGCTGCCCGCCGCCTCCACCGGCCCGGCCGCGGCCGGGGCACCCGCGGCCGAGGCGCTCTCCGCGATCTGCGCGGACGTGGCGCTGCGCGACCTCAACCTGGTCGACTCCCTGCTCTCCCAGCTGGAGGACATGGAGGCCAAGGAGGAGGACACCGACCGCCTCGCCGAGCTGTACCGGCTGGACCACCTCGTCACCCGGCTGCGCCGCAATGCCGAGAACCTGCGGGTACTCGCGGGCCGTGACGCCGGCGGCGCCTCCTCCGACACGACCGCTCTGGTCGACGTCGTGCGCGCGGCGATGTCGGCCATCGACCACTACTCGCGGGTCACGATCGGCCGGGTGGTCCCGCTCGGCGTGGTCGGCTTCGCCGCCGAGGACGTCGGACGGCTGCTCGCGGAGCTGCTGGACAACGCGACCAAGTCGTCTCCCCCGACCGCGCCGGTGCGGGTCGGCGTGCACCTCACGGAGCTGGGCAGCGCGCTGCTGCGGGTCGAGGACGAGGGCATCGGGCTCCCGCCGGACCGGCTGCGCCAGCTCAACGAGCGACTCGCCGGCGACCCCGTCCTGGACGACGAGGCGGTGCGCCACATGGGCCTGGCCGTGGTGCGCCGGCTCGCGATCCGCCACGATCTGCGGATCTGGCTGGAGCGCCGCCACCCCCACGGGACGACCGCCTCGGTGCTCATCCCCTCCGCCCTGATCTGCGAACTGCCCGAGAGCAGCTGGTCGGGCACGCAGACCGTGGTGGTCCGCGACGGCGACCCGACCGCGCCGGGTCCGGCCGCGCGTCCCGCCGCGCGCGACGGTCAACCGCGGGCGGACCTCCAGTACCGGGCTCCGGGCGGGGCTCCGGGCGGGAAACAGTCCGCCAACGGAGCGGGCCACCCGCGGGAATCCACGCTGTTCACCCAGGCGGGCGGTGCACCGGCCGGGCCGACACCGGGCCCGGCCGGGGTGACGCTGTCCTCGCCACCCGCGGCGGACGCACTGATCGGTGGCACGACCGCGAGCGGTCTCCCCCGCCGGGTGTCGCGCAGCCTCAAGAACCCCGCCGGCGACGGCGCCCGCCCGCCCGCGAACACCGCGCCCACGGCCATCACCCCGGCCACCCCGGTCACACCGGTCACCCCGGCTGCGGCGGACACAGCGCCGGCCGCGACGGATGCGGGCGCGGGCGCGGAGCCGGGTACGGCGGAGGGCGGATCGCCGGCGGCGCAGGCGCTTTCGGCCCGGGCCGCGGACCACGCGAGACTACTAGCGGATCTCGACGCCTTCAGCGAAGGCGAACGGATCGCCCACGAACACCAGCGAGGGGACTCAGGACCCACCAGTGACGGGGACTCACCAGTGACGGGGACACAGCAGTGA
- a CDS encoding DUF2461 domain-containing protein — protein sequence MPEFAGFPTEALIFFEGLEADNSKAYWTDHRDTYEKAVRAPMLALLDALEPEFGAPHVFRPHRDVRFSKDKSPYKTAIGAHNERGGYVEVSARGLMIATGYWRTAPDQVERLRAAVADDRTGPRLEALVRELREAGYGVSGTTLKTRPRGYDADHPRIELLRHRTLTAHREFGEPAWLAEPECVEHVAAGWRETRRLTGWLDDHVGPSRLPVARRGSR from the coding sequence ATGCCCGAGTTCGCAGGCTTCCCCACCGAAGCGCTGATCTTCTTCGAGGGCCTCGAGGCCGACAACAGCAAGGCCTACTGGACGGATCATCGCGACACCTACGAGAAGGCCGTCCGGGCCCCGATGCTCGCCCTGCTCGACGCCCTCGAGCCGGAGTTCGGCGCACCGCATGTTTTCCGTCCGCACAGGGACGTCCGATTCTCGAAGGACAAGTCGCCCTACAAGACGGCGATCGGCGCCCACAACGAGCGGGGCGGCTACGTCGAGGTCTCCGCCCGCGGGCTGATGATCGCCACCGGTTACTGGCGGACCGCGCCGGACCAGGTGGAACGCCTGCGCGCCGCGGTCGCCGACGACCGGACGGGCCCCCGGCTTGAGGCGCTGGTGCGCGAGCTGCGGGAGGCGGGATACGGGGTGTCGGGCACGACGCTCAAGACCCGGCCGCGGGGCTACGACGCGGATCACCCACGCATCGAGCTGCTGCGGCACCGGACCCTCACGGCCCACCGTGAGTTCGGCGAGCCGGCGTGGCTGGCCGAGCCGGAATGCGTCGAGCACGTGGCGGCGGGCTGGCGGGAGACGCGCCGGCTGACCGGCTGGCTCGACGACCACGTCGGCCCGTCCCGCCTGCCCGTGGCCCGTCGCGGTTCCCGGTGA
- a CDS encoding BTAD domain-containing putative transcriptional regulator, translated as MTAHSLFVDAVTGGATVFVTPPGTLLTDGLTAALEAVDRTPVWLRLGVEDRDPATFLTTLITAVRRRAPGFGATLLTRVRPLPGPVREWDDIYRRIGVELAERLPPGSALVLEHADRIDPHGPSLHLACSHVLSALPEETPRVLFGHDVLPGTAVLGDARRPPAERARLHPSEVELPGGLGLRRRHAAALLGRSAALRHAVEFARTTLPDGDLAQALRGRTPAGVLTSLARTVLAGATGAGRRMLARLLHVEYVLPEADRHQLAELTGPWFQPLIGDWSRLRTVWRAPLLAALAEDAALDRETLRGTALELLRAGAPERAIPMLLEFDDRAVAARALARVADGMIAAGQWVTVGGWLDQLPPEAVEAEPDLLDAAAHVASVRGRQGPAGHRSHAVAAAVSETDRLTRRLADIHRDRRLHAEAEAALARSEHETTALLHAHIAGVSGGPEAPRAADAAPGGRSGSTAVTGQVEMAVHVLGPLSVMMNGRLVRGWGARPRSLLAYLVIHRADLPPREVVTEALWPRADLPAARNNIQVAVYGARRALREAVDRQVIVFERGVYRLAADVMVSIDLDAFEGHVRAGQRFADAGRVEAAIAELETAVALYRGDFLADARSEDWAVLRREQLRLAYLDALDRLSSLYLETGQYPVCAVLCRQILERDPCREDAHRRLMRSYTRQGQPHLALLQFRTCVDILARELRVAPGPATVRLHERIRRHEPV; from the coding sequence GTGACGGCGCATTCTTTGTTCGTCGACGCGGTGACCGGCGGCGCCACCGTGTTTGTCACGCCCCCCGGCACGCTGCTCACCGACGGGCTCACGGCCGCGCTGGAGGCGGTCGACCGGACGCCGGTCTGGCTCCGGCTGGGCGTCGAGGACCGTGACCCGGCGACCTTCCTGACAACGCTGATCACCGCGGTGCGGCGGCGAGCCCCCGGATTCGGCGCCACCCTGCTCACCCGGGTGCGACCGTTGCCCGGCCCGGTGCGCGAGTGGGACGACATCTACCGCAGGATCGGCGTGGAACTGGCCGAGCGGCTCCCGCCCGGGTCGGCGCTGGTGCTGGAACACGCGGACCGGATCGATCCGCACGGGCCGTCGTTGCACCTCGCGTGCAGCCATGTGCTGAGTGCTCTGCCCGAGGAGACGCCCCGGGTGCTGTTCGGCCATGACGTGCTCCCGGGCACCGCGGTTCTCGGGGACGCCCGTCGGCCGCCGGCCGAGCGCGCCCGGCTGCACCCGTCGGAGGTTGAGCTTCCCGGTGGGCTCGGGCTCCGGCGGCGTCACGCGGCGGCGCTCCTCGGCCGGTCCGCGGCGCTGCGGCACGCCGTCGAGTTCGCGCGCACCACGCTGCCGGACGGTGATCTGGCTCAGGCTCTGCGCGGCCGGACGCCTGCCGGCGTGCTCACCTCGCTGGCCCGTACCGTCCTAGCGGGCGCCACCGGCGCGGGCCGTCGAATGCTCGCGCGGCTGCTGCACGTCGAGTACGTCCTCCCGGAGGCGGACCGGCACCAGCTCGCCGAGCTGACCGGACCGTGGTTCCAGCCGTTGATCGGCGACTGGTCACGACTGCGCACCGTCTGGCGCGCTCCGCTGCTCGCGGCTCTGGCCGAGGACGCGGCGCTGGACCGCGAGACCCTGCGCGGCACCGCGCTCGAGCTGTTGCGGGCGGGCGCTCCGGAACGGGCGATCCCCATGCTGCTCGAGTTCGACGATCGCGCGGTGGCGGCGCGGGCGCTGGCCAGGGTCGCCGACGGCATGATCGCCGCCGGCCAGTGGGTGACAGTCGGCGGCTGGCTGGACCAGCTGCCGCCCGAGGCTGTCGAGGCGGAGCCGGATCTGCTCGACGCGGCCGCGCACGTCGCCTCGGTCCGGGGCCGGCAGGGCCCTGCCGGTCACCGGTCCCACGCGGTGGCCGCCGCGGTCTCCGAGACGGACAGGCTGACGCGGCGGCTGGCGGACATCCACCGGGACCGGCGCCTGCATGCCGAGGCGGAGGCCGCGCTCGCCCGGTCGGAGCACGAGACGACGGCGCTCCTGCACGCCCACATCGCCGGTGTGTCCGGCGGCCCCGAGGCGCCGAGGGCCGCGGACGCCGCGCCGGGTGGGAGATCCGGGAGCACGGCCGTGACGGGCCAGGTGGAGATGGCCGTGCACGTGCTGGGACCGCTGTCGGTGATGATGAACGGGCGGCTCGTGCGAGGCTGGGGCGCCCGCCCCCGGTCCCTGCTGGCCTACCTGGTGATCCATCGGGCGGACCTGCCCCCGCGGGAGGTCGTCACCGAGGCGTTGTGGCCACGCGCCGACCTGCCCGCGGCGCGGAACAACATCCAGGTGGCCGTGTACGGCGCGCGGCGCGCCCTGCGGGAGGCGGTCGACCGGCAGGTCATCGTGTTCGAGCGCGGCGTGTACCGGCTGGCCGCCGACGTCATGGTGTCCATCGACCTCGACGCGTTCGAAGGCCATGTCCGGGCTGGTCAGCGTTTCGCCGACGCGGGACGCGTCGAGGCCGCCATCGCCGAGCTCGAGACGGCGGTGGCGCTGTACCGGGGCGATTTCCTCGCCGACGCGCGTTCCGAGGACTGGGCCGTCCTGCGGCGCGAGCAGTTGAGGCTGGCCTACCTGGACGCGCTGGACCGGCTCAGCTCGCTGTACCTGGAGACCGGGCAGTACCCGGTCTGCGCGGTGCTGTGCCGGCAGATCCTCGAGCGCGACCCGTGCCGGGAGGACGCCCACCGCCGGCTCATGCGCTCCTACACCCGCCAGGGGCAGCCGCACCTGGCGTTGCTGCAGTTCCGGACCTGCGTCGACATCCTGGCCCGCGAGCTGCGCGTCGCGCCGGGACCGGCGACGGTCCGCCTGCACGAGCGAATCCGCCGACACGAGCCCGTCTGA
- the recQ gene encoding DNA helicase RecQ, whose translation MTSPSVRVPRDAAEVLRRVFGYESFRDGQQEIIDHVVGGGDALVLMPTGGGKSLCYQIPALVRPGTGVVISPLIALMQDQVDALLALGVRAGFLNSTQQADERRAVESAFLAGELDLLYLAPERLRVRATIELLDRGEIALFAIDEAHCVAQWGHDFRPDYLLLSELHQHWPQVPRVALTATATPATHEEITNRLGLGNARHFVADFDRPNIQYRIVPKNDPKAQLLELLRTEHPGDAGIVYCLSRASVEKIAEFLVSNGIAALPYHAGLDARVRAEHQARFLREDGLVMVATIAFGMGIDKPDVRFVAHLDLPKSVEGYYQETGRAGRDGLRSTAWLAYGLQDVVQQRRLIDASDGDAAHRRRLNSHLDAMLALCETIECRRVGLLAYFGQQGSAACGNCDTCLHPQQSWEATVPAQKLLSTVLRLQRERRQKFGAGHLVDILLGRRTPKVNQHGHDSLTVFGIGTELSEAEWRGVVRQLLAQGLLAVEGEHGTLVLTDASGDVLRGQRSVSMRREPRRAARTTSTSAAKGRRAEPVELPAQAAALFERLRAWRGATAKEQGVPAYVIFHDATLREIATRAPSSLAELATVNGVGENKLAKYGEHILPLCTATPAG comes from the coding sequence GTGACCTCGCCCTCGGTTCGCGTCCCGCGGGACGCCGCGGAAGTGCTGCGCCGCGTCTTCGGCTACGAGTCCTTCCGCGACGGCCAGCAGGAGATCATCGATCACGTCGTCGGCGGTGGCGACGCGCTGGTCCTCATGCCCACGGGCGGCGGCAAGTCGTTGTGCTACCAGATCCCGGCGCTCGTCCGGCCCGGTACCGGGGTGGTCATCTCGCCACTCATCGCGCTGATGCAGGACCAGGTCGACGCGCTGCTCGCGCTCGGGGTCCGGGCCGGGTTCCTCAACTCCACCCAGCAGGCCGACGAGCGCCGCGCCGTCGAGTCCGCGTTCCTCGCCGGCGAGCTCGACCTGCTCTACCTGGCCCCCGAGCGGCTGCGGGTGCGCGCGACGATCGAGCTCCTCGACCGGGGTGAGATCGCGCTGTTCGCGATCGACGAGGCGCACTGCGTCGCGCAGTGGGGGCACGACTTCCGGCCCGACTACCTCCTGCTCTCCGAGCTGCACCAGCACTGGCCGCAGGTGCCGCGCGTGGCGCTGACCGCCACCGCCACCCCGGCGACCCACGAGGAGATCACGAACCGGCTCGGGCTGGGCAACGCCCGTCATTTCGTCGCCGACTTCGACCGGCCGAACATCCAGTACCGCATCGTGCCGAAGAACGACCCGAAGGCACAGCTGCTGGAGCTCCTGCGCACCGAGCACCCCGGCGACGCGGGCATCGTGTACTGCCTGTCCCGGGCGTCGGTCGAGAAGATCGCGGAGTTCCTGGTCTCGAACGGGATCGCCGCGCTGCCCTATCACGCCGGCCTCGACGCACGCGTCCGCGCCGAGCACCAGGCCCGTTTCCTACGGGAGGACGGCCTGGTCATGGTCGCCACGATCGCCTTCGGGATGGGCATCGACAAGCCGGACGTCCGCTTCGTCGCCCACCTCGACCTGCCGAAGTCGGTGGAGGGCTACTACCAGGAGACCGGCCGCGCCGGCCGGGACGGGCTGCGCTCCACCGCCTGGCTCGCCTACGGCCTGCAGGACGTCGTCCAGCAGCGCCGGCTCATCGACGCCTCCGACGGCGACGCCGCGCACCGCCGGCGGCTCAACTCCCATCTCGACGCCATGCTCGCGCTGTGCGAGACCATCGAGTGCCGCCGGGTCGGCCTGCTGGCCTACTTCGGGCAGCAGGGGTCGGCCGCCTGCGGCAACTGCGACACCTGCCTGCACCCGCAGCAGTCCTGGGAGGCGACCGTGCCCGCCCAGAAGCTGCTGTCCACGGTGCTGCGGCTGCAGCGGGAGCGCCGGCAGAAGTTCGGCGCGGGCCATCTCGTCGACATCCTGCTGGGCCGGCGTACCCCCAAGGTCAACCAGCACGGCCACGACTCGCTGACGGTCTTCGGCATCGGCACCGAGCTCAGCGAGGCCGAGTGGCGGGGCGTCGTCCGTCAGCTGCTGGCCCAGGGCCTGCTGGCCGTCGAGGGTGAACACGGAACGCTCGTCCTCACCGACGCGAGCGGGGACGTCCTGCGCGGGCAGCGGTCGGTCTCCATGCGGCGCGAGCCCAGGCGAGCGGCCAGGACCACGAGCACCTCGGCGGCGAAGGGCCGCCGGGCCGAGCCGGTCGAGCTGCCCGCGCAGGCGGCGGCGCTGTTCGAGCGGCTGCGCGCCTGGCGCGGCGCCACCGCCAAGGAGCAGGGCGTCCCCGCCTACGTGATCTTCCACGACGCCACGCTGCGCGAGATCGCCACCCGCGCGCCCTCGTCGCTCGCCGAACTCGCGACGGTGAACGGCGTCGGCGAGAACAAGCTGGCCAAATACGGCGAGCACATCCTCCCGCTGTGCACCGCCACGCCCGCGGGCTGA